A DNA window from Oceanibaculum indicum P24 contains the following coding sequences:
- a CDS encoding CaiB/BaiF CoA transferase family protein: MTETDRKGPLAGLRILEFAGIGPAPFCAMLLADMGAEVVRLDRLEPSGLGIPKPARFELMNRGRRSVAIDLKRPEGVALALNLVERADALIEGFRPGTMERLGLGPEACLARNPKLVYGRLTGWGQDGPLAHSAGHDMNYIALAGMLAGIGREGAPPTPPLNLVGDFGGGGMLLAFGLVCALLEARHSGKGQVVDAAMVDGVALLGTMFFGLRAAGMHDAPRGRNLLDSGAPHYEVYECADGKYVAVAPIEAKFRRELLQRIGFDPQRFPDVEDSATWPAAKQLLAARFREKNRADWCALLEGTDSCFAPVLEMDEAPEHPHNRARDAFPVIGGIAQPAPAPRFSRTAPPLPTAPIAAGADSRAVLADWNIDASRIEALFACSAVGSPDERPR, from the coding sequence CGGGCTGCGCATTCTCGAATTCGCCGGCATTGGCCCGGCCCCGTTCTGCGCCATGCTGCTGGCCGATATGGGGGCGGAGGTGGTGCGCCTCGACCGGCTGGAACCGAGCGGCCTCGGCATTCCGAAGCCGGCCCGGTTCGAGCTGATGAATCGCGGCCGGCGTTCCGTCGCCATCGACCTGAAGCGACCGGAAGGCGTTGCTCTGGCACTCAATCTTGTCGAAAGGGCCGATGCGCTGATCGAGGGGTTCCGGCCCGGCACGATGGAGCGGCTGGGGCTGGGGCCGGAGGCCTGCCTCGCCCGCAACCCGAAGCTGGTCTATGGAAGGCTGACCGGCTGGGGTCAGGACGGGCCGCTGGCGCACAGCGCCGGCCACGACATGAATTATATCGCGCTGGCCGGCATGCTGGCCGGTATCGGGCGCGAAGGCGCGCCGCCTACGCCGCCGCTCAATCTGGTCGGCGATTTCGGCGGTGGCGGTATGCTGCTGGCCTTCGGCCTCGTCTGCGCGCTGCTGGAAGCACGGCACTCGGGCAAGGGGCAGGTCGTCGATGCCGCAATGGTCGATGGCGTGGCGCTGCTGGGAACCATGTTCTTCGGGCTGCGCGCCGCCGGCATGCATGACGCTCCGCGCGGCCGCAACCTGCTGGATTCCGGCGCGCCGCATTATGAGGTCTATGAATGCGCCGACGGGAAATATGTTGCCGTCGCCCCCATCGAGGCGAAGTTCCGGCGCGAGCTGCTGCAGCGTATCGGTTTCGACCCCCAGAGATTCCCGGATGTCGAGGACAGTGCCACCTGGCCGGCGGCGAAGCAGCTGCTGGCCGCGCGCTTCAGGGAAAAGAACCGCGCCGACTGGTGCGCGCTGCTGGAAGGCACGGATTCCTGCTTCGCCCCGGTGCTGGAGATGGACGAGGCGCCGGAGCATCCGCACAACCGGGCGCGCGACGCCTTTCCTGTCATCGGCGGCATCGCCCAGCCGGCCCCTGCCCCGCGCTTCAGCCGCACGGCACCGCCGCTGCCCACGGCACCGATCGCCGCCGGGGCCGACAGCCGCGCCGTGCTGGCGGACTGGAACATCGACGCCAGCCGCATCGAGGCGCTGTTCGCCTGCAGCGCGGTTGGCAGCCCTGACGAACGACCCCGCTGA
- a CDS encoding MaoC family dehydratase: protein MAGLYFEEFSVGQEFHHPLSRTVTEMDNTMFSLLTMNPQPLHLDAHFAARTEWGERLFNSMYTLGILVGMTVYDTTLGTTVANLGMTDVRFPKPVFHGDTLKAHTKVVSLRDSKSRPEVGLVEFEHWATNQKDETVAVCRRTAMMRRKPAA from the coding sequence ATGGCCGGGCTATATTTCGAGGAATTCTCCGTCGGACAGGAGTTCCATCATCCGCTGTCGCGCACCGTGACCGAGATGGACAACACCATGTTCAGCCTGCTGACCATGAACCCGCAGCCGCTGCATCTGGACGCGCATTTCGCCGCCCGGACAGAATGGGGCGAGCGGCTGTTCAACAGCATGTACACGCTGGGCATTCTGGTCGGCATGACGGTATATGACACCACGCTGGGCACCACCGTCGCCAATCTGGGGATGACCGATGTGCGCTTCCCCAAGCCGGTCTTCCATGGCGACACGCTGAAGGCCCATACGAAGGTTGTCTCGCTGCGCGACAGCAAGTCCCGGCCCGAGGTCGGGCTGGTCGAGTTCGAGCATTGGGCGACCAACCAGAAGGACGAAACCGTGGCGGTCTGCCGCCGCACCGCGATGATGCGGCGCAAGCCCGCCGCCTAG
- a CDS encoding HpcH/HpaI aldolase/citrate lyase family protein: MKIRSLLFVPGDSERKFQRALTSAADALILDLEDSVAADQKEGARHTVRASLESDRNGKKLFVRVNALDTGLTLGDLAAVVPGRPDGIMLPKCQNGEDANQVSLYLDAFESAAGIPLGTIRLLPIGTETAASIFGLGSYKGATSRLWGLMWGAEDLAATLGSTANRDAQGFTEPYRMARNLCLAGAAGADLVPVDTVYTDIDNLEGLAKECAEARRDGFLAKAVIHPKHIEAVNEAFTPKPEEIEWARKVVAAFKQDGALGVIKIDGKMIDKPHLVSAERILSLAGAA, from the coding sequence ATGAAGATTCGGTCCCTGCTTTTCGTGCCCGGCGACAGCGAGCGCAAGTTCCAGCGCGCCCTGACCTCGGCTGCCGATGCGCTGATCCTCGATCTGGAGGATTCGGTCGCTGCCGACCAGAAGGAAGGCGCGCGCCACACCGTGCGCGCCTCGCTGGAGAGCGACCGCAACGGCAAGAAGTTGTTCGTCCGGGTTAACGCGCTGGATACCGGCCTGACGCTGGGCGATCTCGCCGCCGTGGTGCCGGGCCGGCCGGACGGGATCATGCTGCCGAAATGCCAGAATGGCGAGGATGCCAACCAGGTCTCGCTCTATCTCGACGCTTTCGAGAGTGCGGCCGGCATCCCACTCGGCACCATCCGGCTGCTGCCGATCGGCACGGAGACGGCGGCCTCCATCTTCGGGCTGGGCAGCTACAAGGGTGCCACGTCCCGGCTCTGGGGGCTGATGTGGGGCGCGGAGGATCTGGCGGCAACACTGGGCTCCACCGCCAACCGCGACGCGCAGGGCTTCACCGAGCCCTACCGCATGGCGCGGAACCTTTGCCTTGCCGGTGCCGCCGGCGCCGATCTGGTGCCGGTCGATACGGTCTATACCGACATCGACAATCTGGAGGGGCTGGCGAAGGAATGCGCCGAGGCGCGGCGCGATGGCTTCCTTGCCAAGGCGGTCATCCACCCGAAGCATATCGAGGCGGTGAATGAGGCCTTTACGCCGAAGCCGGAGGAAATCGAATGGGCGCGCAAGGTGGTTGCCGCCTTCAAGCAGGATGGCGCGCTCGGCGTCATCAAGATCGACGGCAAGATGATCGACAAGCCGCATCTGGTCAGTGCCGAACGCATCCTCAGCCTCGCCGGCGCCGCCTGA
- a CDS encoding IclR family transcriptional regulator: MIVRQAANVLDLLEFFARRGQPATLAEVSAAFGWPRSSTFNILTTLAERGFLYEPRPRAGYYPSPRWMALAQEIAAAEPLPDFAHPLIERLSAETGETAAIVAPAGTQTVFLDVVESPASIRYFAQAGHRLPIHATSSGRALLTQYPKKERLALYRRIDFQRHSETTPLTAEDVEARMAEEAARGWHSSHAEYSADLAGVAVPLPLGERRLSVVIAGPMFRMQDRMAEIAEILRNAVASASPRPAPR, encoded by the coding sequence ATGATTGTAAGACAGGCCGCCAACGTCCTCGATCTGCTGGAGTTTTTCGCCAGGCGTGGGCAGCCCGCGACCCTGGCGGAGGTGTCGGCGGCGTTCGGCTGGCCGCGGTCTTCCACCTTCAACATCCTGACGACGCTAGCGGAGCGCGGCTTTCTCTATGAACCGCGCCCGCGCGCTGGTTATTACCCCAGCCCGCGCTGGATGGCGCTGGCGCAGGAGATCGCGGCAGCGGAACCGCTGCCGGATTTCGCCCACCCGCTGATCGAGCGTCTGTCGGCGGAAACCGGGGAGACGGCAGCCATCGTGGCGCCCGCCGGTACCCAGACCGTCTTCCTGGATGTGGTCGAATCGCCGGCCTCCATCCGTTATTTCGCACAGGCCGGCCACCGGCTGCCGATCCACGCCACCTCCTCCGGTCGGGCACTGCTGACGCAATATCCGAAGAAGGAGCGGCTGGCACTCTATCGCCGCATCGATTTCCAGCGCCACAGCGAGACCACGCCGCTAACGGCGGAGGATGTCGAGGCGCGGATGGCGGAAGAGGCCGCGCGCGGCTGGCACAGCAGCCATGCCGAATACAGCGCGGACCTTGCCGGCGTCGCCGTTCCGTTGCCGTTGGGCGAGCGGCGGCTGTCCGTGGTCATCGCCGGGCCGATGTTCCGCATGCAGGACCGTATGGCGGAGATTGCCGAGATTCTGCGCAATGCCGTGGCTAGCGCCAGCCCCCGCCCAGCGCCACGATAA
- a CDS encoding efflux transporter outer membrane subunit — protein sequence MTQHAAFPAFLLGAVLLAGCTVGPDYSRPEVPISATYKHEAGWRSLSTAEPPPVGAWWVLYDDPELDGLMRATADSNLSVAQAEARFRQALAQLRVSRAGALPQVQGNASIQRSGRENNGSGSSLSSSSDGTAYQLGATASWVPDLWGKVRRQLEADRASIASSAADLDAMRLSMQSTVAQAYLRIRAIDLYLGLLELTREAYTRSLELTRNQYSAGLAARADVIQSEVQLQSLMTQETDLRQQRLLEENAIAVLLGRPPAGFSVARTDALPPPPAIPAQMPSALLVRRPDVIAAERQVAVANANIGVAEGAWFPDLTLSAQGALQEGRFIDLFSAPQLIWSVGPSLAATLFDSGRRSALVEQSRAQYDERVAAYRQTFLTGIQEVEDALATLQMLKAKAGQQARLVELAEENERVVTNRYRAGLVTFLEVSVAQNQTYTSRRTALEIKAEQLAASIRLIVALGGGWR from the coding sequence ATGACGCAACACGCCGCTTTCCCCGCCTTCTTGCTCGGTGCCGTGCTGCTGGCAGGCTGCACGGTCGGGCCGGATTACAGCCGCCCCGAGGTGCCGATTTCGGCCACCTACAAGCATGAAGCAGGGTGGCGCAGCCTTTCCACAGCGGAGCCGCCGCCGGTGGGCGCATGGTGGGTGCTCTATGACGATCCGGAACTCGACGGGCTGATGCGCGCGACCGCCGACTCGAACCTGTCGGTCGCGCAGGCCGAGGCCCGTTTCCGGCAGGCGCTGGCGCAGTTGCGGGTTTCCCGTGCCGGCGCACTGCCGCAGGTGCAGGGCAATGCCAGCATACAGCGCAGCGGGCGGGAAAATAATGGCAGCGGTTCCAGCCTTTCCAGCAGCAGCGACGGCACCGCCTACCAGCTTGGCGCGACCGCCAGCTGGGTGCCGGATCTGTGGGGCAAGGTGCGCCGGCAGCTGGAGGCCGACCGCGCCAGCATCGCCAGCAGCGCCGCCGATCTGGACGCCATGCGGCTCAGCATGCAATCGACCGTGGCGCAGGCCTATCTGCGTATCCGCGCCATCGACCTTTATCTCGGCCTGCTGGAACTGACGCGGGAGGCCTATACGCGCTCACTGGAGCTGACCCGCAACCAGTACAGCGCCGGGCTCGCCGCGCGGGCCGATGTCATCCAGTCGGAAGTGCAGCTGCAATCGCTGATGACGCAGGAGACTGACCTGCGCCAGCAGCGCCTGCTGGAGGAGAACGCGATTGCCGTGCTGCTGGGCCGCCCGCCTGCCGGGTTTTCCGTCGCCCGCACCGATGCGCTGCCGCCGCCACCCGCCATCCCGGCGCAGATGCCGTCCGCGCTGCTGGTCCGGCGTCCCGACGTGATTGCCGCCGAACGGCAGGTCGCCGTGGCCAATGCCAATATCGGCGTCGCCGAGGGTGCGTGGTTTCCCGACCTGACCCTGAGCGCGCAGGGCGCCCTGCAGGAGGGCCGCTTCATCGACCTGTTCAGCGCCCCGCAGCTTATCTGGTCGGTCGGACCGTCGCTGGCGGCAACCCTGTTCGACAGCGGCCGGCGCAGCGCGCTGGTCGAGCAGAGCCGTGCGCAATATGACGAACGGGTGGCCGCCTACCGACAGACCTTCCTCACCGGCATCCAGGAAGTCGAGGATGCGCTGGCAACGCTGCAGATGCTGAAGGCCAAGGCCGGCCAGCAGGCGCGGCTGGTCGAACTGGCGGAGGAAAATGAGCGGGTCGTGACCAACCGCTATCGCGCCGGGCTGGTGACCTTCCTGGAAGTCTCGGTGGCGCAGAACCAGACCTACACCAGTCGCCGCACGGCGCTGGAAATCAAGGCCGAGCAGCTCGCCGCCTCGATCCGCCTTATCGTGGCGCTGGGCGGGGGCTGGCGCTAG
- a CDS encoding efflux RND transporter permease subunit codes for MNIAQPFIRRPVGTSLMALALLLVGVLAWRLLPVSPLPQVDFPSIVVSASLPGASPESMAATVATPLERALGSIDGITALTSSSAQGTTRINLQFELGRDIHDAARDVQAAINTVRNQLPSGMPGLPTYRKINPSQAPIMALAVSSPNLSQGQIYDVASTILAQKIAQISGVGEVSLGGASLPAVRVQLNPGMLAHYGIALDEVRTAIAQTNPTRPLGLVEEGERRWQITISEPLRQAADYAPLIIRWQDGAAVRLQDVASVTDSVENRYRSGFHNDQTAVIMTVSRQSGANIVETIDAINERLPELRALLPADASLTVVMDRSPGIRATLKEAQLTLLLSSALVVLVVFLFLGSVRTALIPSIAIPVSLIGACAIIYLYGFSLNNLSLMALIVAAGLVVDDAIVVLENIQRHIEGGLSPYRAALRGAQEVNFTLLAMNFSLVLVFLSILFMGGLIQRLFREFSITLVAAVLISLLLSVTLTPAMCAHLLRRRVERQAGWLSRATGRLFADVRSLYADSLAWTLRHGVVVLLMLGAVIGLNIYLYISIPKGLLPQQSTSQIRGFVRGDDGFSFQVMQPKIEAYRRLLLADPAVSDVAGTSGDNGGVSNASLTVQLKPLTERGGLSAQQVINRIRRNVPPVPGGLLILYADQDIRLGFSFNQSDSELVLMADDIALLQRWAQRASEAMQSMPELVDVSAEGDKGTQQVILDIDREAARRLGINMQTITGILGNSFSQRQVATLYDDQNQYRVVMELMPGYTARPTVLDQLQAITADGARVPLSSFSSYRYGLADDRIYHDSQFAAASIGYSLAPGVTTQQAQEAIDRMLAEILLPTEVQARTGGRSRGFQESVQAQPLLIAGVLLAVYLLLGVLYESTLHPLTILSTLPSAGIGALLALRGSNMEFTLIALLGLFLLIGIVMKNAILMVDFALERQRRDGDSPFEAIHHAALLRLRPILMTNLAGLLGAVPLAAGLGEGAEMRQPLGIAIIGGLAVSQLLTLYTTPVVYLYFERLRQWSLRRFARTGFAS; via the coding sequence ATGAACATCGCCCAACCCTTCATCCGCCGCCCGGTCGGCACCAGCCTGATGGCGCTGGCGCTGCTGCTGGTCGGCGTGCTGGCCTGGCGGTTGCTGCCGGTCTCGCCGCTGCCGCAGGTGGATTTCCCGTCCATCGTTGTCAGCGCCAGCCTGCCCGGCGCCAGCCCGGAAAGCATGGCCGCCACCGTTGCGACACCGCTGGAACGCGCGCTGGGCAGCATCGATGGTATCACCGCACTGACCTCCTCCAGCGCGCAGGGCACGACCCGGATCAACCTTCAGTTCGAGCTAGGGCGCGATATCCACGACGCTGCCCGTGACGTGCAGGCGGCGATCAATACGGTGCGCAACCAGCTGCCCAGCGGTATGCCGGGCCTGCCGACCTATCGCAAGATCAACCCGTCGCAGGCGCCGATCATGGCGCTGGCGGTCAGCTCGCCCAACCTGTCGCAGGGGCAGATATACGATGTCGCCTCGACCATCCTGGCGCAGAAGATCGCGCAGATATCCGGCGTCGGCGAGGTCAGCCTGGGCGGCGCCTCACTGCCCGCCGTCCGGGTGCAGCTGAACCCCGGCATGCTGGCGCATTACGGCATCGCGCTGGACGAGGTGCGCACGGCGATTGCCCAGACCAACCCGACCCGGCCGCTGGGGCTGGTGGAGGAGGGGGAGCGCCGCTGGCAGATCACCATCAGCGAGCCACTGCGCCAGGCGGCCGATTATGCGCCGCTGATCATCCGCTGGCAGGATGGCGCCGCGGTACGGTTGCAGGATGTGGCAAGCGTCACCGATTCGGTCGAGAACCGCTACCGCAGCGGGTTCCACAATGACCAGACCGCCGTGATCATGACGGTGAGCCGGCAGAGCGGCGCCAACATCGTCGAGACCATCGACGCCATCAACGAAAGGCTGCCGGAACTGCGCGCGCTGCTGCCTGCGGATGCCTCGCTGACCGTCGTCATGGACCGCTCGCCGGGCATCCGGGCGACGCTGAAGGAAGCACAGCTGACGCTGCTGCTGTCCTCGGCGCTGGTGGTGCTGGTGGTGTTCCTGTTCCTCGGCAGCGTGCGCACCGCGCTGATCCCCAGCATCGCCATCCCGGTGTCGCTGATCGGCGCCTGCGCCATCATCTACCTCTATGGCTTCTCGCTGAACAATCTGTCGCTGATGGCGCTGATTGTGGCGGCCGGGCTGGTGGTCGACGACGCCATCGTCGTGCTGGAGAACATCCAGCGTCATATCGAGGGCGGCCTGTCGCCCTACCGCGCCGCCCTGCGTGGCGCGCAGGAAGTGAACTTCACGCTGCTGGCGATGAATTTCTCGCTTGTCCTTGTTTTTCTTTCAATTTTGTTCATGGGCGGACTGATCCAGCGGCTGTTCCGCGAATTTTCCATCACGCTGGTGGCGGCTGTGCTGATCTCCCTGCTGCTGTCGGTAACGCTGACGCCGGCCATGTGCGCCCATCTGCTGCGCCGCCGGGTGGAGCGGCAGGCCGGCTGGCTCTCGCGCGCGACCGGCAGGCTGTTCGCCGATGTGCGCTCGCTCTATGCCGACAGCCTGGCCTGGACGCTGCGCCATGGCGTCGTCGTGCTGCTGATGCTGGGGGCGGTGATCGGTCTCAACATCTATCTCTACATCAGCATACCCAAGGGGTTGCTGCCGCAGCAGAGCACCTCGCAGATACGCGGTTTTGTGCGCGGCGATGACGGGTTTTCCTTTCAGGTGATGCAACCGAAGATCGAGGCCTACCGGCGCCTGCTGCTTGCCGACCCGGCGGTCAGCGATGTCGCCGGCACCAGCGGCGATAATGGCGGCGTCAGCAATGCCTCTCTGACCGTACAGTTAAAGCCGCTGACCGAACGCGGCGGCCTCAGTGCGCAGCAGGTCATCAACCGCATCCGCCGCAATGTGCCGCCGGTCCCGGGCGGCCTCCTGATCCTCTATGCCGATCAGGACATCAGGCTGGGTTTTTCCTTCAACCAGAGCGATTCCGAGCTGGTGCTGATGGCTGACGATATCGCGCTGCTGCAACGCTGGGCGCAGCGGGCCTCGGAAGCCATGCAGTCGATGCCGGAACTGGTCGATGTCTCGGCCGAGGGCGACAAGGGCACGCAGCAGGTCATCCTCGATATCGACCGGGAGGCAGCACGGCGCCTTGGCATCAACATGCAGACCATCACCGGCATCCTGGGCAACTCCTTCTCTCAGCGGCAGGTCGCCACGCTCTATGACGACCAGAACCAGTACCGCGTGGTGATGGAGCTGATGCCGGGCTACACCGCGCGCCCGACGGTGCTGGATCAGCTGCAGGCGATCACCGCCGATGGCGCGCGCGTGCCGCTCTCCAGCTTCAGCAGTTACCGCTACGGGCTGGCGGATGACCGCATCTATCACGATTCGCAGTTTGCCGCGGCCAGCATCGGCTATTCCCTCGCGCCCGGCGTGACCACCCAGCAGGCACAGGAAGCCATCGACCGCATGCTGGCGGAAATCCTGCTGCCGACAGAGGTGCAGGCCCGCACCGGCGGCCGGTCACGCGGCTTTCAGGAAAGCGTGCAGGCCCAGCCGCTGCTGATTGCCGGGGTGCTGCTGGCCGTCTATCTGCTGCTGGGTGTGCTGTATGAAAGCACGCTGCACCCGCTGACCATCCTGTCCACCTTGCCATCGGCGGGCATCGGAGCGCTGCTGGCCTTGCGCGGCAGCAACATGGAATTCACCCTGATCGCTTTGCTGGGGCTGTTCCTGCTGATCGGCATCGTCATGAAGAACGCCATCCTGATGGTGGATTTCGCACTGGAACGGCAGCGCCGCGATGGTGACAGCCCGTTTGAGGCCATCCACCATGCCGCCTTGTTGCGGCTGCGTCCGATCCTGATGACCAACCTGGCCGGCCTGCTGGGAGCGGTGCCGCTGGCCGCCGGGCTGGGAGAGGGGGCGGAGATGCGCCAGCCGCTTGGCATCGCCATCATTGGCGGGCTGGCGGTCAGCCAGCTGCTGACCCTCTACACGACCCCCGTGGTCTATCTCTATTTCGAGCGGCTGCGGCAATGGAGCCTGCGCCGCTTCGCCCGCACCGGATTTGCCTCATGA
- a CDS encoding multidrug efflux RND transporter permease subunit codes for MNISRPFILRPVATSLLMLALLLSGILTWRLLPVAALPQVDYPIIQVFTFYPGASPDVTSRTITAPLERRLGQIPGLKQMSSSSSGGASVITLQFALTVDLGVAEQEVQSALSTASSLLPNDLPVPPVYRKVNPADAPILTLAITSSELPLPTVYDLVDTRMAQKLAQVSGVGLVSLAGGQRPAIRVKVNPGALATAGLTVEDVRSAIASANANQAKGSFDGPFRSTLLDANDQIRTVDGYRQLILTWQDGAALRLGDVATVENGAEDRFLAAWSGEVPAILLNIQRQPGANVIDVADRVRTLLPQLSSSLPASVTVSVLTDRTQSIRASVRDVQIELLFAIALVVAVTFAFLGNARATIIPSVVVPLSLVGTFGVIYLAGFSINNLTLMALTIATGFVVDDAIVMLENIARHREKGLPPLQAALKGASEISFTLVSLTLSLVAVLIPLLFMGDVVGRLFHEFAVTLAIAILISLAVSLTLTPMMSARMLPALHANETGKPGFMDRLIARYGIWLDWVLLHRTLTMGVMLATLALTGILYLAVPKGFFPVQDSGVIQVVTEAPQSISFQAMAERQQALATRILKDPDVANLSSFIGVDGSNATLNSGRMLVNLKPHGERGASATEIIARLRGEVSDIVGITAWFQPVQELTIEDRVSRTQFQFTLSHPDREVLARWVTPLMEALQARPELADVANDLMNGGLQAYVEIDRDAAARLGIDTTQIVSVLQSAFGQRQIATMFTQANQYRVILEVDPAQAQGPEALQDVFIQTPDGQPVPLLTVARVSQRQTPLLISHQAQFPAVTISFNLAEEVSLGAAVEAIEAVEREIGLPVEVERRFQGAAEAFRASLSNTLWLILAAVVTMYIVLGVLYESTIHPVTILSTLPSATVGALAALLLTGRPLDLIAVIGIVLLIGLVKKNGIMMVDFALEAQRHQGLSPRDAIHRAALLRFRPILMTTLAALFGALPLMLASGSGAELRQPLGIVMVGGLLVSQLLTLFTTPVVYLFFDRLTRRRREAGEAAAGRGAA; via the coding sequence ATGAACATCTCGCGCCCCTTCATCCTGCGGCCGGTCGCCACCTCACTCCTGATGCTGGCGCTGCTGCTGTCGGGCATCCTGACCTGGCGCCTGCTGCCGGTGGCGGCGCTGCCGCAGGTGGATTACCCGATCATCCAGGTCTTCACCTTCTATCCCGGCGCCAGCCCGGACGTGACGTCGCGCACCATCACCGCGCCGCTGGAACGCCGCCTCGGCCAGATTCCGGGCCTGAAGCAGATGTCTTCCAGCAGTTCCGGCGGGGCGTCGGTCATCACTCTGCAATTCGCGCTGACGGTCGATCTGGGCGTCGCCGAGCAGGAGGTCCAGTCGGCGCTTAGCACCGCCAGCAGCCTGCTGCCGAACGACCTGCCGGTGCCCCCGGTCTATCGCAAGGTGAATCCGGCCGATGCGCCGATCCTGACGCTGGCCATTACCTCGTCCGAGCTGCCGCTGCCGACCGTCTATGACCTGGTCGATACCCGCATGGCGCAGAAGCTGGCGCAGGTGTCCGGCGTCGGGCTGGTCAGCCTGGCCGGCGGGCAGCGCCCGGCGATCCGCGTGAAGGTCAACCCCGGTGCGCTCGCCACCGCCGGCCTGACGGTGGAGGATGTGCGCAGCGCCATCGCCAGCGCCAATGCGAACCAGGCCAAGGGCAGCTTCGACGGGCCGTTCCGCTCCACCCTACTGGATGCCAACGACCAGATCCGCACGGTGGACGGCTACCGTCAGCTGATCCTGACCTGGCAGGATGGCGCGGCCTTGCGGCTGGGCGATGTGGCCACGGTCGAGAATGGCGCGGAGGACCGCTTCCTGGCGGCCTGGTCCGGCGAGGTGCCGGCGATCCTGCTGAACATCCAGCGTCAGCCCGGCGCCAATGTGATCGACGTTGCCGACCGGGTGCGTACATTGCTGCCGCAGCTCTCATCCAGCCTGCCGGCATCGGTCACGGTCTCGGTCCTGACCGACCGCACGCAGAGCATCCGCGCCTCGGTGCGTGACGTGCAGATCGAACTGCTGTTCGCCATCGCGCTGGTGGTCGCCGTCACCTTCGCCTTTCTGGGCAATGCCCGCGCGACGATCATCCCCAGCGTGGTGGTGCCGCTGTCTCTGGTCGGCACCTTCGGGGTGATCTATCTGGCCGGATTCTCGATCAACAATCTGACGCTGATGGCGCTGACCATCGCCACCGGCTTCGTCGTCGATGACGCCATCGTCATGCTGGAGAATATCGCCCGCCACCGGGAGAAGGGGCTGCCGCCGCTGCAGGCCGCCCTGAAGGGCGCGTCGGAAATCAGCTTCACCCTGGTGTCGCTGACGCTGTCGCTGGTCGCGGTACTGATCCCGCTGCTGTTCATGGGCGATGTGGTGGGGCGGCTATTCCATGAGTTCGCCGTCACGCTGGCTATTGCCATCCTGATCTCGCTGGCCGTCTCGCTGACGCTGACGCCGATGATGAGTGCCCGCATGCTGCCGGCCCTGCATGCGAATGAGACCGGCAAGCCCGGCTTCATGGACCGGCTGATCGCGCGCTACGGGATCTGGCTGGACTGGGTGCTGCTGCACCGGACGCTGACAATGGGGGTGATGCTGGCGACGCTGGCGCTGACCGGCATCCTCTATCTCGCCGTACCCAAGGGCTTCTTCCCGGTGCAGGACAGCGGCGTCATCCAGGTGGTGACCGAAGCCCCGCAATCGATCTCCTTCCAGGCGATGGCCGAACGCCAGCAGGCGTTGGCAACGCGCATCCTGAAGGACCCAGATGTCGCCAACCTGTCCTCCTTCATCGGGGTGGATGGCAGCAACGCCACGCTGAACAGCGGCCGCATGCTGGTGAACCTGAAACCGCATGGGGAACGCGGCGCGTCGGCGACCGAGATCATCGCCCGGCTGCGCGGGGAGGTCAGCGACATCGTCGGCATCACTGCCTGGTTCCAGCCGGTGCAGGAGCTGACCATTGAGGACCGCGTCAGCCGCACGCAGTTCCAGTTCACCCTGAGCCACCCCGACCGCGAGGTGCTGGCACGCTGGGTGACGCCGTTGATGGAGGCGCTTCAGGCGCGGCCGGAGCTGGCCGACGTCGCCAATGACCTGATGAATGGCGGACTGCAGGCCTATGTCGAGATCGACCGTGACGCGGCGGCGCGCCTCGGCATCGACACCACGCAGATCGTCAGCGTGCTGCAGAGCGCCTTTGGGCAGCGGCAGATCGCCACCATGTTCACCCAGGCCAACCAGTATCGGGTGATCCTGGAAGTCGATCCGGCACAGGCGCAGGGGCCGGAAGCGCTGCAGGACGTGTTCATCCAGACGCCCGACGGCCAGCCCGTGCCGCTGCTTACTGTGGCACGGGTCAGCCAGCGCCAGACACCGCTGCTGATCAGCCATCAGGCGCAGTTTCCGGCGGTCACCATCTCCTTCAACCTGGCCGAGGAGGTGTCTCTGGGCGCCGCGGTCGAGGCCATTGAGGCGGTGGAAAGGGAGATCGGCCTGCCGGTGGAGGTGGAGCGCCGTTTCCAGGGGGCCGCCGAGGCCTTCCGCGCCTCGCTGTCCAACACGCTGTGGCTGATCCTGGCGGCGGTGGTGACGATGTATATTGTCCTTGGCGTGCTGTATGAGAGCACCATCCATCCAGTCACCATCCTGTCCACCCTGCCATCGGCGACGGTCGGCGCGCTGGCCGCACTGCTGCTGACCGGCCGGCCGCTTGATCTGATCGCGGTCATCGGCATCGTGCTGCTGATCGGGCTGGTGAAGAAGAACGGCATCATGATGGTCGATTTCGCGCTGGAGGCGCAGCGCCATCAGGGACTCAGCCCGCGCGATGCGATCCACCGCGCTGCGCTGCTGCGCTTCCGCCCGATCCTGATGACCACGCTGGCCGCGCTGTTCGGCGCCTTGCCGCTGATGCTGGCCAGCGGTAGCGGGGCGGAGCTGCGCCAGCCGCTGGGCATCGTCATGGTGGGCGGGCTGCTGGTCAGCCAGCTGCTGACCCTGTTCACCACACCGGTGGTCTATCTGTTCTTCGACCGGCTGACCCGGCGCCGCAGGGAAGCCGGCGAAGCGGCAGCGGGGCGCGGGGCGGCATGA